The following are encoded in a window of Strigops habroptila isolate Jane chromosome 9, bStrHab1.2.pri, whole genome shotgun sequence genomic DNA:
- the CPLX3 gene encoding complexin-3: protein MAFMVKSMVGGQLKNLTGGLGGEEKSEGEKSPAEAQGMTREEYEEYQRQLVEEKMERDAQFAQRKAERATVRSHFRDKYRLPKNETDDNQIQLVGGDVELPKELAKMIEQDNEEEEEKNSVIGQLSNIQNLDLDSLKDKASATLEDLKQSAEKCSMM from the exons ATGGCGTTCATGGTAAAGAGCATGGTGGGGGGGCAGCTGAAGAACCTCACGGGTGGTCTGGGCGGCGAGGAGAAGAGCGAGGGCGAGAAGTCTCCGGCCGAGGCGCAGGGAATGACCCGCGAAGAATATGAGGAATATCAGCGGCAGCTGGTGGAGGAGAA GATGGAGAGAGATGCCCAGTTCGCCCAGCGCAAGGCGGAGAGAGCCACGGTCAGGTCCCACTTCCGAGACAAGTACAGGCTCCCCAAG aacGAAACGGATGACAACCAGATCCAGCTGGTGGGAGGTGACGTGGAGCTGCCCAAGGAGCTGGCCAAGATGATCGAGCAGGACAacgaggaggaggaagagaagaactCGGTTATCGGCCAACTCAGCAACATCCAGAACCTGGACCTTGATTCCTTGAAGGACAAAGCTTCGGCCACGCTCGAGGACCTGAAGCAGTCGGCTGAGAAGTGCTCCATGATGTGA
- the ULK3 gene encoding serine/threonine-protein kinase ULK3 isoform X3 → MAGSGWAPPRLDGFILTERLGTGTYATVYKAYRKRDTREVVAIKCVSKRSLNRASVENLLTEIEILKTIRHPHIVELKDFQWDSDHIYLIMEFCAGGDLSRFIRMRRILPEKVARVFLQQLACALKFLHDHNISHLDLKPQNILLSTPENPQLKLADFGFAQYMSPWDEKHVLRGSPLYMAPEMVCRQQYDARVDLWSVGVILYEALFGRPPFASRSFAELEEKIRSDRAVETDLVVEAVKKDQEGDASAALSLYCKALEYFVPALHYESDARRKEAIRAKVGQYISRAEELKALVTSSSKKLLQRENPARELLKEMAKDKPRLCAALEMASAAIAKEEEGKDDGDTLELYQRSLGELLLLLAAEPAGRRRELLHAEIQTLMSRAEYLKDQMKMREAQSMGKEALAEPVRSACTLQ, encoded by the exons ATGGCCGGGTCCGGCTGGGCCCCGCCGCGCCTGGACGGGTTCATCCTCACCGAGCGCCTCGGCACCGGCACTTACGCCACCGTCTACAAGGCCTACAGGAAG AGGGACACCCGTGAGGTGGTGGCCATCAAGTGCGTGAGCAAGAGGAGCCTCAACCGCGCCTCGGTGGAGAACCTGCTGACGGAGATTGAGATCCTCAAGACCATCCGCCACCCGCACATCGTGGAGCTCAAGGACTTCcag TGGGACAGCGACCACATCTACCTGATCATGGAGTTCTGTGCCGGCGGGGACCTCTCCCGCTTCATCCGGATGCGCAGGATCCTCCCGGAGAAGGTGGCGCGTgtgttcctgcagcagctgg CCTGCGCCCTCAAGTTCCTCCACGACCACAACATCTCCCACCTGGACCTGAAGCCGCAGAACATCCTCCTGAGCACCCCGGAGAACCCGCAGCTGAAGCTGGCAG ACTTTGGGTTTGCACAGTACATGTCCCCGTGGGACGAGAAGCACGTCCTGCGCGGCTCCCCGCTCTACATGGCCCCCGAGATGGTGTGCCGGCAGCAGTACGACGCCCGGGTGGACCTGTGGTCGGTGGGGGTCATCCTTTACG AAGCGCTCTTTGGGAGGCCGCCCTTCGCCTCCCGCTCCTTCGCTGAGCTGGAGGAGAAGATCCGCAGCGATCGGGCTGTGGAG ACCGACCTGGTGGTGGAAGCAGTGAAGAAGGATCAGGAAGGAGATGCCTCTGCTGCCCTCTCCCTCTACTGCAAAGCCCTGGAGTACTTTGTGCCTGCTCTGCACT ATGAAAGTGATGCTCGCCGGAAAGAAGCCATCCGAGCCAAG GTGGGGCAGTACATCTCCCGAGCAGAGGAGCTGAAGGCATTGGTCACCTCCAGCAGCAAGAAACTCCTGCAGAGAGAGAACCCGGCCAGAGAGCTTCTCAAAG AGATGGCCAAGGACAAGCCCCGGCTCTGCGCTGCGCTGGAGATGGCTTCTGCTGCCATCGCTAAG gaggaggaaggcaaagACGACGGTGACACCCTGGAGCTGTACCAGCGGAGCctgggggagctgctgctcctcctggccG cGGAGCCTGCGGGGAGGCGCCGGGAGCTGCTGCACGCCGAG ATCCAGACCCTGATGTCTCGAGCTGAGTACCTGAAAGATCAGATGAAG ATGCGGGAGGCACAATCCATGGGCAAGGAGGCGCTGGCAGAGCCCGTCCGGAGCG CCTGTACCTTGCAGTGA
- the ULK3 gene encoding serine/threonine-protein kinase ULK3 isoform X2 — protein MAGSGWAPPRLDGFILTERLGTGTYATVYKAYRKRDTREVVAIKCVSKRSLNRASVENLLTEIEILKTIRHPHIVELKDFQWDSDHIYLIMEFCAGGDLSRFIRMRRILPEKVARVFLQQLACALKFLHDHNISHLDLKPQNILLSTPENPQLKLADFGFAQYMSPWDEKHVLRGSPLYMAPEMVCRQQYDARVDLWSVGVILYALFGRPPFASRSFAELEEKIRSDRAVELPSRPLLSPECRDLLGQLLERDPLKRISFERFFAHPFVDMEHVPGPESLCKATDLVVEAVKKDQEGDASAALSLYCKALEYFVPALHYESDARRKEAIRAKVGQYISRAEELKALVTSSSKKLLQRENPARELLKEMAKDKPRLCAALEMASAAIAKEEEGKDDGDTLELYQRSLGELLLLLAAEPAGRRRELLHAEIQTLMSRAEYLKDQMKMREAQSMGKEALAEPVRSACTLQ, from the exons ATGGCCGGGTCCGGCTGGGCCCCGCCGCGCCTGGACGGGTTCATCCTCACCGAGCGCCTCGGCACCGGCACTTACGCCACCGTCTACAAGGCCTACAGGAAG AGGGACACCCGTGAGGTGGTGGCCATCAAGTGCGTGAGCAAGAGGAGCCTCAACCGCGCCTCGGTGGAGAACCTGCTGACGGAGATTGAGATCCTCAAGACCATCCGCCACCCGCACATCGTGGAGCTCAAGGACTTCcag TGGGACAGCGACCACATCTACCTGATCATGGAGTTCTGTGCCGGCGGGGACCTCTCCCGCTTCATCCGGATGCGCAGGATCCTCCCGGAGAAGGTGGCGCGTgtgttcctgcagcagctgg CCTGCGCCCTCAAGTTCCTCCACGACCACAACATCTCCCACCTGGACCTGAAGCCGCAGAACATCCTCCTGAGCACCCCGGAGAACCCGCAGCTGAAGCTGGCAG ACTTTGGGTTTGCACAGTACATGTCCCCGTGGGACGAGAAGCACGTCCTGCGCGGCTCCCCGCTCTACATGGCCCCCGAGATGGTGTGCCGGCAGCAGTACGACGCCCGGGTGGACCTGTGGTCGGTGGGGGTCATCCTTTACG CGCTCTTTGGGAGGCCGCCCTTCGCCTCCCGCTCCTTCGCTGAGCTGGAGGAGAAGATCCGCAGCGATCGGGCTGTGGAG ctgcccAGCCGGCCCCTGCTCTCCCCGGAATGCCGGGATCTCTTGGGACAGCTCTTGGAAAGGGACCCTTTGAAGCGCATCTCCTTCGAGCGCTTCTTTGCGCACCCCTTTGTGGATATGGAGCACGTCCCCGGCCCCGAGAGCCTCTGCAAGGCG ACCGACCTGGTGGTGGAAGCAGTGAAGAAGGATCAGGAAGGAGATGCCTCTGCTGCCCTCTCCCTCTACTGCAAAGCCCTGGAGTACTTTGTGCCTGCTCTGCACT ATGAAAGTGATGCTCGCCGGAAAGAAGCCATCCGAGCCAAG GTGGGGCAGTACATCTCCCGAGCAGAGGAGCTGAAGGCATTGGTCACCTCCAGCAGCAAGAAACTCCTGCAGAGAGAGAACCCGGCCAGAGAGCTTCTCAAAG AGATGGCCAAGGACAAGCCCCGGCTCTGCGCTGCGCTGGAGATGGCTTCTGCTGCCATCGCTAAG gaggaggaaggcaaagACGACGGTGACACCCTGGAGCTGTACCAGCGGAGCctgggggagctgctgctcctcctggccG cGGAGCCTGCGGGGAGGCGCCGGGAGCTGCTGCACGCCGAG ATCCAGACCCTGATGTCTCGAGCTGAGTACCTGAAAGATCAGATGAAG ATGCGGGAGGCACAATCCATGGGCAAGGAGGCGCTGGCAGAGCCCGTCCGGAGCG CCTGTACCTTGCAGTGA
- the ULK3 gene encoding serine/threonine-protein kinase ULK3 isoform X1 codes for MAGSGWAPPRLDGFILTERLGTGTYATVYKAYRKRDTREVVAIKCVSKRSLNRASVENLLTEIEILKTIRHPHIVELKDFQWDSDHIYLIMEFCAGGDLSRFIRMRRILPEKVARVFLQQLACALKFLHDHNISHLDLKPQNILLSTPENPQLKLADFGFAQYMSPWDEKHVLRGSPLYMAPEMVCRQQYDARVDLWSVGVILYEALFGRPPFASRSFAELEEKIRSDRAVELPSRPLLSPECRDLLGQLLERDPLKRISFERFFAHPFVDMEHVPGPESLCKATDLVVEAVKKDQEGDASAALSLYCKALEYFVPALHYESDARRKEAIRAKVGQYISRAEELKALVTSSSKKLLQRENPARELLKEMAKDKPRLCAALEMASAAIAKEEEGKDDGDTLELYQRSLGELLLLLAAEPAGRRRELLHAEIQTLMSRAEYLKDQMKMREAQSMGKEALAEPVRSACTLQ; via the exons ATGGCCGGGTCCGGCTGGGCCCCGCCGCGCCTGGACGGGTTCATCCTCACCGAGCGCCTCGGCACCGGCACTTACGCCACCGTCTACAAGGCCTACAGGAAG AGGGACACCCGTGAGGTGGTGGCCATCAAGTGCGTGAGCAAGAGGAGCCTCAACCGCGCCTCGGTGGAGAACCTGCTGACGGAGATTGAGATCCTCAAGACCATCCGCCACCCGCACATCGTGGAGCTCAAGGACTTCcag TGGGACAGCGACCACATCTACCTGATCATGGAGTTCTGTGCCGGCGGGGACCTCTCCCGCTTCATCCGGATGCGCAGGATCCTCCCGGAGAAGGTGGCGCGTgtgttcctgcagcagctgg CCTGCGCCCTCAAGTTCCTCCACGACCACAACATCTCCCACCTGGACCTGAAGCCGCAGAACATCCTCCTGAGCACCCCGGAGAACCCGCAGCTGAAGCTGGCAG ACTTTGGGTTTGCACAGTACATGTCCCCGTGGGACGAGAAGCACGTCCTGCGCGGCTCCCCGCTCTACATGGCCCCCGAGATGGTGTGCCGGCAGCAGTACGACGCCCGGGTGGACCTGTGGTCGGTGGGGGTCATCCTTTACG AAGCGCTCTTTGGGAGGCCGCCCTTCGCCTCCCGCTCCTTCGCTGAGCTGGAGGAGAAGATCCGCAGCGATCGGGCTGTGGAG ctgcccAGCCGGCCCCTGCTCTCCCCGGAATGCCGGGATCTCTTGGGACAGCTCTTGGAAAGGGACCCTTTGAAGCGCATCTCCTTCGAGCGCTTCTTTGCGCACCCCTTTGTGGATATGGAGCACGTCCCCGGCCCCGAGAGCCTCTGCAAGGCG ACCGACCTGGTGGTGGAAGCAGTGAAGAAGGATCAGGAAGGAGATGCCTCTGCTGCCCTCTCCCTCTACTGCAAAGCCCTGGAGTACTTTGTGCCTGCTCTGCACT ATGAAAGTGATGCTCGCCGGAAAGAAGCCATCCGAGCCAAG GTGGGGCAGTACATCTCCCGAGCAGAGGAGCTGAAGGCATTGGTCACCTCCAGCAGCAAGAAACTCCTGCAGAGAGAGAACCCGGCCAGAGAGCTTCTCAAAG AGATGGCCAAGGACAAGCCCCGGCTCTGCGCTGCGCTGGAGATGGCTTCTGCTGCCATCGCTAAG gaggaggaaggcaaagACGACGGTGACACCCTGGAGCTGTACCAGCGGAGCctgggggagctgctgctcctcctggccG cGGAGCCTGCGGGGAGGCGCCGGGAGCTGCTGCACGCCGAG ATCCAGACCCTGATGTCTCGAGCTGAGTACCTGAAAGATCAGATGAAG ATGCGGGAGGCACAATCCATGGGCAAGGAGGCGCTGGCAGAGCCCGTCCGGAGCG CCTGTACCTTGCAGTGA